GACCATCATTGCCGGCATCCTGGCGCTGCCCAAAGGGATCGCGGTGAACGAATTCATCGTGCTGTTCCTGCTGGCCTCGCTGCTGGTGATTTCACGCAAGCAGTTTGACCGCCGCTCTTCGCTGTTCTCCCAGACCTTTGAACCCGGCTGGCTGATTGCGGTTGCCTGTGTGCTGGCTGCTTGCGGCTGGATACTGCTGTTCGCCTATCGCGACATCGATTTTGCCGACCGCATGTGGTGGCAATTTGCTTTTGACGACTACGCGCCACGGTCGATGCGAACCCTGATGGTAGTGGCGATCATGGCGCTCGGCCTCGGTTTGTGGCAGCTGTTCCGCCGTTCCACCGGCGTCGCCGAGCGTCCTGGCGAGGAGGAGCTGAAGCGCGCCGCCGAGATTCTGCGCAAGCAGCCGGCGGCGGATGCCTGCCTGGCGCTGATGGGCGATAAAAGCCTGCTGTTTTCAGCCTCTGGCAACAGCTTCATCATGTACGCTAAGCACAACCGCTCCTGGGTGGCGCTGTCCGACCCGGTCGGCGAGCAGCAGGAATGGTCGGAATTGATCTGGCGTTTTATCGAACTGGCTGACGGCTACGGCGGCCGCGCCGCCTTCTACAAAGTGCGGCCGCAATCCTTGCCGCTGTATCTCGATGCCGGCCTGCGGGTCTATAAGCTGGGCGAAGAAGCCTATGTGCCGCTGGATCAGTTCAACCTGCAAGGACCGCGCCGCGCCAATCTGCGGCATGGCGTCAACCGCGCTGAGCGCGAGGGCTTGAGCTTCGAAATCGTCGCGCAGGCACGGTTGCCGGCCGTGATGGCTGAACTGAAGATCGTCTCGGATGCCTGGCTGGCCGATCAGGACACGCGCGAGAAGGGTTTTTCGCTGGGCGGCTTTGACCAGGCCTATATCCTGCGCCAGCCTGTCGCGGTGATTCGCCGCGCACAAAAGATCATCGCCTTCGCCAGCCTCATGTGTCCGGATGTGTCGCGGGTCGAGGCCGCCATCGACCTGATGCGGCAACTGCCGGATGCGCCGCCCGGCACCATGGATTTCCTGTTCTCCAGCCTGATGCTGCATTTCAAGGAGCAGGGTTTCCAGCGTTTCGGGCTGGGCATGGCGCCGATGTCGGGCATGAAAGACCATCAGCTGGCCTCGCGCTGGCAACGCTTCGGCCGCATCCTGTTCATGCATGGCGGACGCTTTTACAATTTCCGCGGCCTGCGCAATTTCAAGGACAAGTTCGATCCGGTGTGGGAAGCACGCTACCTGGTGAGCAAGGGCGGCCTGGCGCCGATTTTCACATTTACCGATACTGCCGCGCTGAT
The sequence above is a segment of the Collimonas sp. PA-H2 genome. Coding sequences within it:
- the mprF gene encoding bifunctional lysylphosphatidylglycerol flippase/synthetase MprF, coding for MASHSSSSKADKTIAGVNPAAVQKTGISWRSWATVLLVLILGALVFKSLYALLADVHYRSIVHAVRHTPVSNLLLAVLATAVSYLSLAGYDVSSLRYVGAKVKGTTIGLTSFIAYALGNTVGLGVLTGGTVRMRLYTASGVEASQVAQAVAFNASAFGLGMSTFGALGLLWGAPQIEALAHIPSWLLRALASLLLLGVAGFMVLCKVRREVMLFGRWNLRLPEVGLALRQLLISAVDLSAAAATLWFLLPSGVIDLPTFVAFYAIAMALGVISHVPGGVGVFEAVILLACANHAPTSDIAAALLLYRSIYFLLPLLLATILLAAIEIRAGSGAPVARAAVRLSPWLLTALTLVTGTMLLISGVTPATRHAEELLRLHVPLFVVEASHLIGSVAGLAMLFLARGLLHRLDAAWWASLVLTIIAGILALPKGIAVNEFIVLFLLASLLVISRKQFDRRSSLFSQTFEPGWLIAVACVLAACGWILLFAYRDIDFADRMWWQFAFDDYAPRSMRTLMVVAIMALGLGLWQLFRRSTGVAERPGEEELKRAAEILRKQPAADACLALMGDKSLLFSASGNSFIMYAKHNRSWVALSDPVGEQQEWSELIWRFIELADGYGGRAAFYKVRPQSLPLYLDAGLRVYKLGEEAYVPLDQFNLQGPRRANLRHGVNRAEREGLSFEIVAQARLPAVMAELKIVSDAWLADQDTREKGFSLGGFDQAYILRQPVAVIRRAQKIIAFASLMCPDVSRVEAAIDLMRQLPDAPPGTMDFLFSSLMLHFKEQGFQRFGLGMAPMSGMKDHQLASRWQRFGRILFMHGGRFYNFRGLRNFKDKFDPVWEARYLVSKGGLAPIFTFTDTAALISGGLKGAVSK